The sequence below is a genomic window from Cerasicoccus sp. TK19100.
TTGGAATGTTGTGCTTTTGTTGGCCGATGAAATCCTGAACCTCTTCGGACAGCATTGCCTTAACGTATTGTTTCGCCAAGTCGGGTGATGCGCAGGATTTACGCACGCAAATCAAATCCGTCGCTTGTGCAGTTGAGTCCACCCCTCCATCAAATAGCGGTAGCGGTGCGGTATCCCAGTCGTCATGTCCAGCCCGAAGGATGAAGTCCATAAAGTGCCTGCCGCCGAGATACATGGCTGCGCCGCCATTCATGAATGCCATGTGGTAGGTGGCGTCTGGGGAGTGGACTCTTTCTACTCGAGCGCCCAGATCACGAAACAGTTCCAAACCGCGCAAGACTTCAGGGCTATCCAGGGTAACGGGGTCTTCCTCGCCTGGTGCAAAGAGCCGGCCCCCCGCGCGCAGTATGAAAACCATAAGTAAATACTGGGCGGCGCTCCAGTTGATGAGTCCGCTTTTGGGCAGCACTTTCTTTAGTGCCTCAACGCTATTGATGAAGTCGTCCCATTTCCAGCCTGCGCTTGGCAAAGGGATACCGGCCTTTTTGAACATGGAAGGCCGGTAGAAAATGACGCGTGGAGAAAAGGCGAATGGAATGCCGACCATCCGTTGGTTGACTTCAAAGGGGCGAAAGGGCTTCTCGAAAAACACACTGCGATCAGGGTAGCATTCTTCAAAGATTGGAGAGAGGTCCATGTAGCTGTCAAACTCGGTTAGCACATGGCTGGTGGTCCGCAGCTCAAGCATTCCCCGCCGAAACGCAAAGGTGCTTCTCAACCCGGGGATGTAGCCCTCGATCATTGAAAGCAGGTCTGGGATCCATGGAAAAAACTCTACGGGATTATAAACGCAGATGTTTTCCGCGAGTACCCTCATATGCCAATTTTCTTGCACAAAGGTGCCCTTGCGCGAGTGGGAATAGAGCACGCCATCCTGGCACAGGGATTCGACGGCTTGCTGCACTTTCAGGAAGGAAACTCCAAGTTGCTCAGCGATTTCTCGAGCGGCAGCAATCCGTTCGCCGGAATGAATTTCTCGGTTCTCGAGCATATTTAAGATATGATCGCGGACAACCTGCACCTTATTTTTAGCCATGGAAAATACCTCTACATC
It includes:
- a CDS encoding extracellular solute-binding protein gives rise to the protein MPYVFDVEVFSMAKNKVQVVRDHILNMLENREIHSGERIAAAREIAEQLGVSFLKVQQAVESLCQDGVLYSHSRKGTFVQENWHMRVLAENICVYNPVEFFPWIPDLLSMIEGYIPGLRSTFAFRRGMLELRTTSHVLTEFDSYMDLSPIFEECYPDRSVFFEKPFRPFEVNQRMVGIPFAFSPRVIFYRPSMFKKAGIPLPSAGWKWDDFINSVEALKKVLPKSGLINWSAAQYLLMVFILRAGGRLFAPGEEDPVTLDSPEVLRGLELFRDLGARVERVHSPDATYHMAFMNGGAAMYLGGRHFMDFILRAGHDDWDTAPLPLFDGGVDSTAQATDLICVRKSCASPDLAKQYVKAMLSEEVQDFIGQQKHNIPIRRSSAFKSLNLDDPRDSLFAAEISKISTDFNLQPPFPGAFVLKGLQRIIEEDLDIKSGLDELASAARTIIKVNGEYSPN